A region from the Lemur catta isolate mLemCat1 chromosome 7, mLemCat1.pri, whole genome shotgun sequence genome encodes:
- the B3GNT6 gene encoding acetylgalactosaminyl-O-glycosyl-glycoprotein beta-1,3-N-acetylglucosaminyltransferase produces MAFPYRRSINLKTLACLLVGMSFLALQQWLLQAPRSQQQEERRDGPTGAPAAATQPVVLYPGPQCAANTSANAVADFQRLPARIQDFLRYRHCRHFPLLWDAPAKCAGGRGVFLLLAVKSSPAHYERRELIRRTWGQERSYGGRPVRRLFLLGTAAPEDAARAERLAALVGLEAREHGDVLQWAFADTFLNLTLKHVLLLDWLAARCPHARFLLSGDDDVFVHTANVVGFLQAQPPDRHLFTGQLMHGSVPIRDSRSKYFVPPQLFPGRAYPVYCSGGGFLLSSATARALRTASQHTPLFPIDDAYMGMCLERAGLAPSGHEGIRPFGVQLPGAQQPSFDPCMYRDLLLVHRFAPYEMLLMWKALHNPALSCGQRHRVS; encoded by the coding sequence ATGGCTTTTCCCTACCGCAGGTCCATAAACCTCAAGACTCTGGCCTGCCTTCTGGTGGGCATGAGCTTCTTGGCACTGCAGCAGTGGCTCCTCCAAGCCCCGAGGTCCCAGCAGCAGGAGGAGAGGCGGGACGGCCCTACCGGTGCGCCCGCGGCCGCCACGCAGCCCGTGGTGCTCTACCCGGGACCCCAGTGTGCAGCCAACACCTCGGCGAACGCCGTGGCCGACTTCCAGCGGCTGCCCGCGCGGATCCAAGACTTCCTGCGCTACCGCCACTGCCGCCACTTCCCGCTGCTCTGGGACGCGCCGGCCAAGTGCGCGGGCGGCCGCGGCGTCTTCCTGCTGCTGGCCGTGAAGTCGTCGCCCGCGCACTACGAGCGACGCGAGCTCATCCGGCGCACGTGGGGGCAGGAGCGCAGCTACGGCGGGCGGCCCGTGCGCCGCCTCTTCCTGCTGGGCACCGCGGCGCCCGAGGACGCGGCGCGCGCCGAGCGGCTGGCGGCGCTGGTGGGGCTGGAGGCGCGCGAGCACGGCGACGTGCTGCAGTGGGCCTTCGCCGACACCTTCCTCAACCTCACGCTCAAGCACGTGCTCCTGCTCGACTGGCTGGCGGCGCGCTGCCCGCACGCGCGCTTCCTGCTCAGCGGCGACGACGACGTCTTCGTGCACACCGCCAACGTGGTCGGCTTCCTGCAGGCGCAGCCGCCCGACCGCCACCTCTTCACCGGGCAGCTCATGCACGGCTCCGTGCCCATCCGTGACAGCCGGAGCAAGTACTTCGTGCCGCCGCAGCTCTTCCCGGGACGGGCCTACCCGGTGTACTGCAGCGGGGGCGGCTTCCTCCTGTCCAGCGCCACGGCCCGCGCCCTGCGCACGGCCTCCCAGCACACGCCGCTCTTCCCCATCGACGACGCCTACATGGGCATGTGTCTGGAGCGCGCCGGCCTGGCGCCCAGCGGCCACGAAGGCATCCGGCCCTTCGGCGTGCAGCTGCCCGGCGCCCAGCAGCCCTCCTTCGACCCCTGCATGTACCGCGACCTGCTGCTTGTGCACCGCTTCGCGCCCTACGAGATGCTGCTCATGTGGAAGGCGCTGCACAACCCCGCACTGAGCTGTGGCCAGAGACACAGGGTCTCCTGA